The following DNA comes from Candidatus Eisenbacteria bacterium.
TGAAAAGGCGTTGGTGGGGGAGCGCATATTCTACCGTGCGATAAAGAAGGACTGGGAGCGCTGGGCCTACTACACCAAGGAAAACGAGAAAGCCAAGCCGGTGCTTCTGCTTGATCCCAACAAATGGGCCACCAACACTCTGGATTTGACCGATGCGTCACGGGATGGCAGATACCTGGCCTACGGCGTGTCCGAAGCCGGCAGAGAGGACCCCAGAATCAAGATAATGGAAGTGGCGACCGGAAAATCGGTGCCAGATTCCCTTCATGGCTGGCGCCAGGGCGGTGTTGCCTGGCTGCCCGATGGTTCGGGTTTCTATTACACCTGCAGTCCTGCAAAAGGTGATGTGCCCGAGGGCGAAGAGGAATACTGGGATGCAGTATATTTTCACAAGCTCGGTACGGCGGCAAGCGAGGATAAGAAAGTTTTCTATCACGACAAAGTCAAGGAATTCTCTCACTTGTGCTTCATCAGCGAAGATGGCAAGTACGAATTCTTTAACCGGGGCCTGTTCTACAAGAACGAGGTGTATTTCAGACCTCTGGGTGGCTCCGGCGCCCTGGTCCCTATCACCACGGACATGGACGCCGAATATCACGCATTTGAGATCGAGGGCAGATTGATCATCTGGACTGACAAAGATGCACCCAGGGGCAAAGTGTATTCAACGGGCGTGGACAAACCGGGCAAGGAGAACTGGCAGGTCCTCATTCCCGAGACGGGAGACAAGCTCCTGTATGTCACGGGAGTCGCCGGCCATCTTTACGCTGTCTACACACACAATGCCTACACCATAATCAAGATCTACACGCTGGATGGAAAGTACATCCGCGACCTTCCGCTTCCCACCGTGGGCAGTTCCCATGTCTGGGGCTATTGGTCGAAGCCTGACATCTGGGTACAGTTCACCTCTTTCACCTATCCAGGCACCACCTTCAAGTACGATTTCGCGAAGAACAAGCTCGTGCTATTCCACAAACCGCCGATCCACATCGACTCGGCGCTGTACACTACTGAGCAGGTCTGGTTCAAGTCCAAGGATGGAACCAAGGTTTCCATGTTCCTGGTCCACCGCAAGGGGCTTGTGAAGAACGGGCTGGTTCCGACCTACCTGACGGCCTACGGCGGGTTCAATATCGGCATAGGTCCGCGCTTTTCAAGCAGTTACATGACCTGGCTCGAGGCCGGGGGCGTGGTTGCTATCCCGAACTTGCGCGGCGGCGGAGAATATGGAAAAGAGTGGCACGAAGCCGGCATGTTTGAAAAGAAACAGAACGTCTTCGACGATTTCATCGGCGCAGCCGAATGGCTGATTGCAAATAAATACACGAGCCCGCAGAAGCTGGCGATTGGCGGCGGCAGTAACGGCGGGCTGCTCATGGGCGCGGTCCTGACGCAGCGGCCTGACTTGTTCAAGGCGGTCTATTGCGGTGTGCCGCTCCTGGACATGATCCGTTACCAGAAGTTTGGATACTCCAACATCTGGGCCGAGGAATACGGGAGCTCGGACAATGCCGACCAGTTTCCCTATCTGCTAAAGTACTCGCCGTATCAGAACGTGCGTGCCGGGACAGAATACCCGTCCGTGCTTTTTGTTGCCAGTGACAATGACCCGCGGGTCCATCCACTTCACGCGATGAAGATGGCTGCCCGGATGCAGGATGCGGACCCGAATGGTGCGCCAATTCTGCTTATCATTCAGAAGGAAAGCGGCCACGGCGGCGGGACCAGGATATCGGAGAGCATCGATCAGCAGGTTGACATATATTCGTTCTTGATGAGTAGCGTGGGAATAACATCGCCGAAAAAGAAGTAGTGTAATTCTGTCCTTAGTCTCAATTAGTTAGCCAAGGAGCGATTATGGCTCAAGAGGTTGCACTGAAGGTCAAAGAGGTCATCCAGCGCACGCACAATGTAGTCAGTGTCCGGCTTGGCCTCATCGAACCTGTCGAGTTCAAGGCCGGGCAGTTCATGAAGGTCATCCTGGGGGAAGGAAAGGACCTCGAGCACTTTCTCTCCATATCAAATTCCCCTACTGAGACGGGTTTTGTGGAATTCACGAAGAGAATCTCTGAGAGTGTCTTTTCAAAGAGGGTGATTGGACTGAAAAACGGCGACATCGTGAAGCTACAGCTGCCTCTTGGCAAATTCACGCTGGAAGGAAATGAACGCGCCAAGATCGCCTTTCTTTCCGGTGGCATAGGCATCACGCCGATTCGAAGCATGTTCAAATACATGGTGGATAAGAATCTCGGGACAGATTCAGTTCTGATTCATGGAAATCGCACATCTAAAGATATTGCCTTCCGAGAAGATTTTGACGAGATGCAGAAACGATACCCTAAGCTGAGGGTCTGCCATGTCCTCTCGGAGGCAGAGCCCGGATTCAAGTGCACGGTTGGCACAATCGACGCCCAGATCATCAGGACCGAGATCCCGGATTTCA
Coding sequences within:
- a CDS encoding prolyl oligopeptidase family serine peptidase; protein product: MYRTVLFSAVLLVGLAGMVSSVERPVMNYPPFPKGSAVDTIFGTAVPDPYRELENYRDPKVQEWLSAEEKTARTILDKLPQRAGLTKRLTELRRYDDRSAPEKALVGERIFYRAIKKDWERWAYYTKENEKAKPVLLLDPNKWATNTLDLTDASRDGRYLAYGVSEAGREDPRIKIMEVATGKSVPDSLHGWRQGGVAWLPDGSGFYYTCSPAKGDVPEGEEEYWDAVYFHKLGTAASEDKKVFYHDKVKEFSHLCFISEDGKYEFFNRGLFYKNEVYFRPLGGSGALVPITTDMDAEYHAFEIEGRLIIWTDKDAPRGKVYSTGVDKPGKENWQVLIPETGDKLLYVTGVAGHLYAVYTHNAYTIIKIYTLDGKYIRDLPLPTVGSSHVWGYWSKPDIWVQFTSFTYPGTTFKYDFAKNKLVLFHKPPIHIDSALYTTEQVWFKSKDGTKVSMFLVHRKGLVKNGLVPTYLTAYGGFNIGIGPRFSSSYMTWLEAGGVVAIPNLRGGGEYGKEWHEAGMFEKKQNVFDDFIGAAEWLIANKYTSPQKLAIGGGSNGGLLMGAVLTQRPDLFKAVYCGVPLLDMIRYQKFGYSNIWAEEYGSSDNADQFPYLLKYSPYQNVRAGTEYPSVLFVASDNDPRVHPLHAMKMAARMQDADPNGAPILLIIQKESGHGGGTRISESIDQQVDIYSFLMSSVGITSPKKK
- a CDS encoding FAD-dependent oxidoreductase, with protein sequence MAQEVALKVKEVIQRTHNVVSVRLGLIEPVEFKAGQFMKVILGEGKDLEHFLSISNSPTETGFVEFTKRISESVFSKRVIGLKNGDIVKLQLPLGKFTLEGNERAKIAFLSGGIGITPIRSMFKYMVDKNLGTDSVLIHGNRTSKDIAFREDFDEMQKRYPKLRVCHVLSEAEPGFKCTVGTIDAQIIRTEIPDFKERKFYLCGPPMMVEAMKKILSDELALPKDSIITENFQGY